From Trichoderma atroviride chromosome 1, complete sequence, one genomic window encodes:
- a CDS encoding uncharacterized protein (EggNog:ENOG41): MELKEKRSVISRELKALEPGSLYITISVPPRSGAQQQQFSDFHYLPYLPHDLDLASYEVSCAEGIDREEFDWGVYLHRGHGNGTWYGLRRLSSSIDASMATGTAGMGAAAAFASAAIGNNSTGGGAKATAAASRSMPFYTLSRRDMRQSPRLQARVAGLVRVLRVPGLLVAGLTSYLDWLAVQTASSATRSFIWASSMYLRARRHLSADDAQNHGTDATGFLFDTKGFLQEALHLAYKEVWYGLAGQLPRPVMASAFGVELVAVAPPTEALAETAVDALVRDNASNNEDAGAGARSAAEDYHYYYCCYHQWGSRYQRSASDAGSSDDDSSTLVGEENMGLADAADTSISIGY, from the coding sequence ATGGAGCTCAAAGAAAAACGCTCAGTCATCAGCCGCGAGCTGAAAGCCCTCGAGCCCGGATCTCTCTACATCACAATCTCCGTCCCTCCTCGATCCggcgcccagcagcagcagttttCCGATTTCCACTACCTGCCCTACCTCCCTCACGACCTGGACTTGGCGTCTTACGAAGTCTCGTGCGCCGAGGGTATCGATAGAGAGGAATTCGACTGGGGCGTCTACCTGCACCGCGGCCATGGCAACGGCACCTGGTATGGACTCCGCCGGCTAAGCAGCTCGATCGACGCAAGCATGGCGACGGGGACCGCAGGCatgggtgctgctgctgcttttgcttctgctgctatTGGCAATAATTCTACGGGCGGTGGCGCCAaggcgacggcggcagcatctCGCAGCATGCCCTTTTACACGCTCTCCAGGCGGGACATGCGCCAGTCGCCGCGTCTGCAGGCCCGCGTGGCCGGCCTCGTCAGGGTCCTGCGAGTGCCGGGCCTCTTGGTCGCCGGCTTGACGTCGTACCTGGACTGGCTGGCGGTTCAGACGGCATCCAGCGCAACGAGGTCCTTCATCTGGGCGTCGTCCATGTATCTCCGCGCGCGGCGTCACCTCTCGGCCGACGACGCTCAGAACCACGGCACCGATGCGACGGGCTTCTTGTTTGATACAAAGGGGTTCCTGCAGGAGGCCCTGCACCTGGCGTACAAGGAGGTCTGGTACGGACTTGCAGGCCAGCTACCACGGCCTGTCATGGCCTCTGCGTTTGGAGTCGAGCTGGTGGCAGTTGCGCCACCCACAGAAGCCCTTGCGGAGACAGCCGTGGACGCACTTGTACGCGACAATGCCAGCAACAATGAGgatgccggcgccggcgccagATCAGCTGCCGAAGACTAccactactactactgctgctaccaccagTGGGGGTCTCGATATCAGCGCTCAGCCTCGGACGCAGGGTCTTCGgacgacgacagcagcaCCCTGGTGGGCGAGGAAAACATGGGGTTGGCAGATGCCGCAGATACTAGCATCTCGATCGGCTACTAA
- a CDS encoding uncharacterized protein (SECRETED:SignalP(1-21)), with amino-acid sequence MPDRRWYLGLAVLILSGLSVSDPLFRDLLHLRNGGNVGGYRGGKEQSTKGLEKQRKGSRGMEHSRDAALTPNKASSG; translated from the exons ATGCCCGATCGCCGATGGTATCTCGGCTTGGCGGTTTTGATTCTCTCTGGTCTTTCAGTTTCCGATCCTCTTTTCCGTGACCTTCTCCACCTACGGAATGGTGGCAACGTCGGCGGGTACAGAGGTGGAAAAGAGCAGAGCACAAAGGgattggagaagcagagaaaaggcTCCAGAGGGATGGAGCATAGCAG GGATGCAGCACT CACACCAAATAAAGCCTCTTCGGGCTGA
- a CDS encoding uncharacterized protein (EggNog:ENOG41~TransMembrane:4 (i111-137o168-187i393-414o453-473i)) gives MDPSAASTAASQPRSSSADTANDSMDTPRRCFVCLTDEEPTDPPGSWVDPCPCTLEAHQDCMLSWVTDCERSNKPLKCPVCKSDIQMEGPWDPIAHIHDVIHRKFTRASPFILLTGVSVGVQFSLQMYGAMALWTFAGKEALLRFALGPEMLIDGRSPGALRFAKERIVNALVLMNVAPTLLISQLLPGLTNRYFMQSASIYGIYSMIRNDNFLEWPPSPRLAMVALPIMRKAYFSLWRDFVMPYEVKLNRQISGLPPLDPRENGDAAQNRQDLERNGEGGFVGLLQNILDVLDPDEEEPAAGANNGGHEARPGGHNEIRLEQREEGDEIRVELLIQEIEEGGVEIPGADNDGQDAHPQWDQVPGDLADGHRQENQRDAPQAPPARRMGLGGLLSSVSNSIVGALLLPGISFAMGEALRLILPRSWTTTPSARNHWLFGVSSSGRPGLLQQQWGRSLVGGCLYVVLNDMLRVYSKSRRVAAMQNRKVKNVDRPRRKK, from the exons ATGGATCCTTCGGCGGCGTCCACGGCCGCATCCCAGCCTCGTTCATCATCCGCCGATACTGCCAACGACTCGATGGACACCCCGCGACGATGCTTCGTATGCTTGACGGACGAGGAACCTACAGACCCTCCAGGCTCCTGGGTTGACCCGTGCCCATGCACGCTGGAAGCGCATCAAGACTGCATGCTCTCGTGGGTGACGGACTGCGAGCGATCTAATAAACCTCTCAAATGCCCCGTGTGCAAGTCAGATATCCAGATGGAAGGCCCGTGGGACCCCATCGCCCATATACACGACGTCATACATCGCAAATTCACGCGCGCAAGCCCGTTTATTCTGCTGACGGGCGTGTCGGTGGGCGTGCAGTTCAGCTTGCAAATGTACGGCGCCATGGCGTTGTGGACGTTTGCAGGCAAAGAGGCCCTGCTTCGCTTCGCCTTGGGGCCGGAGATGCTCATCGACGGGCGATCGCCTGGAGCGCTCAGGTTCGCCAAGGAGCGCATAGTGAATGCGCTGGTACTCATGAATGTTGCGCCGACGCTGCTCATCAGCCAACTGCTGCCGGGCCTCACCAACAGATACTTTATGCAGTCTGCATCCATC TACGGAATCTACAGCATGATTCGGAACGACAACTTCCTGGAGTGGCCCCCTTCTCCACGACTGGCCATGGTGGCACTGCCCATCATGCGCAAGGCCTACTTTAGCCTCTGGAGAGACTTTGTCATGCCGTACGAAGTGAAGCTGAACCGACAGATTTCGGGGCTGCCGCCTCTCGACCCGCGAGAGAATGGCGACGCTGCCCAAAACCGACAAGACCTGGAACGCAACGGAGAGGGAGGATTTGTTGGTCTGCTCCAAAACATTCTTGATGTATTGGAcccagatgaagaggaaccGGCTGCCGGGGCCAATAACGGTGGCCATGAAGCACGTCCAGGAGGTCATAACGAAATTCGCCTGGAGCAACGCGAGGAGGGTGATGAGATTAGGGTTGAACTTCTCATTcaggagattgaagaaggcGGGGTTGAGATACCGGGAGCAGACAACGACGGCCAAGATGCTCATCCGCAATGGGACCAGGTCCCAGGCGACCTTGCAGACGGGCACCGCCAGGAAAACCAACGCGACGCACCTCAGGCGCCGCCTGCACGCAGAATGGGACTCGGTGGCCTACTATCTAGCGTTTCCAACTCCATAGTAGGAGCCCTTCTTCTGCCAGGCATCTCCTTTGCCATGGGTGAAGCTCTACGGCTGATACTCCCGCGGTCTTGGACAACGACTCCGTCTGCTAGAAACCACTGGCTGTTTGGGGTATCATCTTCAGGGCGTCCCGgcttgctgcagcagcaatggggCCGCAGCTTGGTAGGAGGATGTCTCTACGTCGTCCTGAACGACATGCTCAGGGTGTACAGCAAGTCTCGCCGGGTGGCAGCCATGCAGAACCGCAAGGTGAAGAACGTAGATAGGCCCCGACGGAAGAAATAA
- a CDS encoding uncharacterized protein (EggNog:ENOG41~TransMembrane:11 (o16-35i56-76o88-108i120-138o150-175i252-270o276-295i392-414o420-438i498-523o535-555i)), translating into MVPEASEGAVLVALKYLYPATVFVYFLAASLLASCTLQALKQNRGAQPERPSQRTVTIILGCFLSTYVAQLILLGTQSVITRSAPVEHALIGYLSCILVFGMLFTQLIESEAVVWYPFRGSWFLAVCFELPIAVLAAFHLKRMVLSRFDVLHMAFFFLRLVSLSALVSWTCLGLWSRIPLESDEERQALLSKHDGDQSGTQITSGEPANSSSYGSTAQRESASSGNTEHPWYKRHREGRAKLEKRLEEEGNWFQYVKSFSILLPYIWPVGSRNLQLRAVGVVLCLLASNALHLLIPRQTGIIMDTLGQSSSNPWTAVILFALLRLAASESGIDLVRSWLWLPVRYYSQEALTRASYSHIMHLSADFHESKSTSDLQSAIFGGNAIANAIESILLQAAPMLVDMCVAIVYLSITFGAYEGLITAATGTVFMTLATRLVAESGATTRSRQNAWYQESRIRTSGLNGWHTASAFNQIGYEDNRHADAVTERWLKEQQYMMGWSVSVAFQTMVLTVGLMASAFLAVFRIHSGQATPGQFAMLLMYWAQLTAPLQFFANLGKGMSDNLISAERLLAIMRTSPSVESKKGARLFKFVSGEVKFNDVRFSYDGSRGIINSVSLDIPAGTTVAFVGKTGSGKSTLLKLLSRNYEIQSGSISIDGQDIRDVELFSLREHIGVVHQNPELFDDSIMNNVRYGKLGATDEQVFEACRAASIHDKIMSYTDGYETHVGERGVKLSGGELQRVAIARAILRQPDIVILDEATSAVDTETEQLIQNSLEKLCRGRTTLVVAHRLSTIMNADRIVVLENGEIIEQGSHSDLVAADGRYAYLWSKQTFWTPQDEANVADELDDANTTASDSCSERTTTETCELQDESQGSSVSGVSDGKSSTQKKRQKEGSRLNPVAPEFTPRAVIMTKSEFKTTDATQQTTSSAVKKTET; encoded by the exons ATGGTCCCTGAGGCCAGCGAGGGCGCGGTTCTGGTAGCCCTCAAGTACCTGTATCCGGCAACTGTCTTCGTTTACTTCTTGGCTGCATCTCTATTGGCCTCCTGCACTCTGCAGGCTCTCAAGCAGAATCGGGGAGCTCAGCCAGAGCGGCCCAGCCAACGGACAGTCACCATCATACTCGGATGTTTCCTGTCGACATATGTGGCTCAACTCATCCTTCTCGGCACGCAATCCGTCATTACAAGGTCTGCTCCCGTTGAACATGCCCTCATCGGCTATCTGTCATGCATTCTCGTCTTTGGCATGCTGTTTACTCAGTTGATTGAGTCCGAAGCCGTGGTGTGGTACCCCTTTCGCGGATCATGGTTCCTCGCGGTGTGTTTTGAGCTCCCCATCGCAGTTTTGGCAGCCTTCCACCTGAAGCGAATGGTATTAAGCCGCTTTGATGTCCTCCATATggcattcttcttcctcagaCTTGTGTCACTCTCTGCTCTGGTGTCATGGACTTGCTTGGGCCTATGGTCTCGAATTCCGTTGGAGTCGGATGAGGAGAGACAGGCACTACTGTCAAAACACGATGGTGACCAATCCGGAACTCAGATAACCTCGGGGGAGCCTGCAAACAGCTCCAGCTACGGCTCAACGGCGCAAAGAGAAAGTGCATCTAGCGGCAACACTGAGCACCCCTGGTACAAGCGACACAGAGAAGGCCGTGcaaagttggagaagagactggaagaagagggaaattGGTTTCAATATGTCAAAAGCTTCTCG ATTTTGCTCCCTTACATTTGGCCTGTGGGAAGTCGCAACTTGCAGCTGCGAGCTGTAGGCGTTGTATTATGCCTGCTCGCCTCGAATGCCCTGCACCTGCTCATTCCCCGGCAGACTGGCATCATCATGGACACTCTTGGCCAGTCTTCTAGCAATCCTTGGACAGCTGTTATACTCTTTGCGCTTCTTCGACTGGCGGCTTCCGAATCGGGCATTGACCTTGTCCGCTCATGGTTGTGGCTACCTGTTAGATACTACTCTCAAGAAGCCCTAACCAGGGCTTCTTATTCTCATATAATGCACCTATCCGCCGATTTCCACGAGTCCAAGTCCACGAGCGATTTGCAGAGTGCCATTTTTGGCGGAAACGCAATCGCAAATGCAATCGAAAGCATTTTGCTTCAAGCTGCACCTATGCTGGTCGATATGTGTGTCGCTATTGTCTATCTTTCCATTACATTCGGCGCATACGAAGGCCTAATTACTGCGGCTACTGGAACCGTCTTCATGACACTTGCAACTCGCCTCGTAGCTGAATCCGGGGCGACCACCCGCAGCCGTCAAAATGCCTGGTACCAAGAGAGTAGAATTCGAACTTCCGGTCTGAATGGGTGGCATACTGCCAGCGCCTTCAATCAGATCGGCTATGAGGACAATAGACATGCCGATGCGGTGACTGAACGATGGCTTAAGGAGCAGCAGTATATGATGGGCTGGTCTGTGTCCGTTGCCTTCCAGACTATGGTTCTCACTGTAGGCCTCATGGCAAGCGCATTTCTCGCTGTCTTTCGTATTCACAGTGGACAAGCGACGCCGGGGCAGTTCGCGATGCTTCTCATGTATTGGGCACAGCTTACTGCGCCGCTGCAGTTTTTCGCCAACCTCGGCAAAGGCATGAGCGACAACCTCATTAGCGCAGAACGACTCTTGGCCATCATGAGGACCAGCCCCTCAGTTGAGAGTAAAAAGGGGGCGCGGCTATTCAAGTTCGTCTCTGGAGAGGTCAAGTTCAATGACGTGCGCTTCAGTTATGATGGGTCCAGGGGTATCATCAACTCCGTCAGCCTAGATATTCCTGCGGGCACGACAGTGGCCTTTGTGGGGAAAACGGGATCAGGGAAGTCCACACTACTGAAGCTTTTGTCCCGAAACTATGAAATCCAATCGGGCAGCATCTCTATAGATGGCCAGGATATTCGTGATGTTGAGCTCTTCAG TCTACGCGAACACATTGGCGTTGTTCATCAAAATCCCGAGCTTTTTGATGACTCAATTATGAACAATGTGCGCTACGGCAAACTTGGTGCAACCGACGAGCAAGTATTCGAAGCGTGCCGAGCCGCCAGTATCCATGACAAGATCATGAGTTATACTGATG GTTACGAGACGCACGTCGGTGAACGTGGAGT GAAACTCTCTGGAGGAGAGCTCCAGCGCGTGGCAATTGCCCGGGCGATACTGAGGCAGCCTGATATAGTTATTTTGGATGAGGCTACCAGCGCTGTTGATACGGAGACTGAACAGCTGATTCAGAACTCTCTCGAGAAACTCTGCCGAGGACGCACCACACTCGTTGTAGC CCATCGCCTTTCTACCATTATGAATGCCGACCGTATCGTAGTTCTTGAAAATGGTGAGATCATCGAGCAAGGCTCACATAGTGATCTCGTTGCCGCCGACGGGCGATACGCATATCTGTGGTCGAAGCAGACCTTCTGGACACCGCAAGATGAGGCCAACGTCGCAGACGAGCTCGACGACGCAAATACCACCGCTAGTGACTCTTGCTCTGAGAGAACCACTACCGAGACGTGTGAGCTACAGGATGAAAGTCAGGGTAGCAGCGTATCGGGGGTAAGCGATGGCAAATCATCCACACAGAAGAAGCGTCAGAAGGAG GGGTCCCGCTTGAATCCTGTGGCCCCTGAATTTACACCTCGGGCGGTAATAATGACCAAGTCTGAATTCAAAACAACAGATGCTACTCAGCAGACTACTTCTTCAGCTGTCAAGAAAACCGAGACTTAG
- a CDS encoding uncharacterized protein (TransMembrane:3 (o87-106i127-148o181-204i)) → MNAIKVNKDAEQDTDTHPSPRPGIEPAQDSLGGSNRQVQPPYKELGLAAGRLSRGFAGQQLTCKVHTCIPTGLALSFLLRLQLSPRASLPLPIAAAAVAAVIWLRVRQAPSSALAAAITRNTTRLDLLVETVFLLLLLASCSSSPASIQPTTSPAWQHHNAALASLAASCRLYSTSQCSGAFHGTLLQTFSPALALSCLLQGLLRRSTPKPSVSRSLTAWLTSAARSEIPVSPTPASSRLGLFDIHSELDLRPTLDLDLRQR, encoded by the coding sequence ATGAACGCGATCAAGGTGAACAAGGACGCTGAACAGGACACAGACACGCATCCATCGCCACGGCCAGGAATCGAGCCGGCACAGGACAGTCTGGGTGGTTCAAACAGGCAGGTCCAGCCTCCCTATAAGGAGCTTGGGCTGGCGGCTGGGCGGCTTTCTCGTGGCTTTGCTGGTCAACAACTCACCTGCAAGGTACATACCTGCATTCCTACAGGCCTAGCTCTGTCCTTCCTCCTGCGTCTCCAGCTCAGTCCACGAGcgtctcttcctctgccaattgcagcagcagcagttgcaGCAGTCATCTGGCTTCGCGTCCGCCAAGCTCCTTCCTCGGcccttgctgcagccattACACGAAATACAACCAGACTCGACCTGCTGGTGGAAAccgtcttcctcctcctcctcctcgcctcctgctcttcctctccagccTCAATCCAACCCACCACAAGTCCGGCCTGGCAACATCACAACGCAGCATTGGCCTCTCTCGCAGCATCTTGTCGCTTGTACTCGACCAGCCAGTGCTCTGGTGCGTTTCACGGTACGCTACTGCAGACCTTCTCGCCGGCTCTAGCTCTGTCCTGTCTCTTGCAAGGCCTCCTTCGCCGTTCCACTCCCAAGCCAAGCGTTTCTCGCTCTCTCACAGCCTGGTTGACATCAGCTGCAAGATCGGAGATCCCTGTCTCTCCCACACCAGCCAGTTCCAGgctcggccttttcgacATCCATTCTGAGCTTGATCTTCGTCCCACCCTCGATCTAGATCTGCGACAGCGCTAG
- a CDS encoding uncharacterized protein (EggNog:ENOG41): MADLLDCPPEILCSILECLPAHHLRSICLANKGLRKIAEPLLYARIELVWNEARTPPIIPFIRSLQRRPSLANQVQHLTLNARWRSHLYGRVMIEDPDGFSFHQLPPSISVDGSELASLVTTIQDINPPFRDLWIQELGNGVMDAFVILLLSLIPNLTHLRLIGVFARETRLLGMLLRASLCQTSHCELPRFQYLQEVDFDPELNPFRDWQTKNTADVLPLLYLPSVQSIKFEVDNPFTFSWPTHRPSPSNITALDLQILREGLLGCILAVTENLKTLRWEWVYEPDLKSEFNNHVINLDQIITDLSLVQDTLENLHLLANVGPEVPDYPVLEIKGSLRGLKNFEKIQTFEAPQVFLVGFSPNNNLGCLEDLLPKNIYHLTINDDLSWLEEVVWEDRDLFAMLQRWWENLTPYTPHFHSFELSLLCEDRGWCAEIRNELSELCARLGIRLDIFKRNKDFVYTS; the protein is encoded by the coding sequence ATGGCAGACCTCCTGGATTGCCCGCCAGAAATTCTGTGTTCTATCCTTGAGTGTCTACCTGCGCATCATCTTCGCTCTATTTGCCTTGCCAACAAAGGTTTACGCAAAATCGCCGAGCCTCTACTGTACGCTAGGATTGAGTTGGTATGGAACGAAGCTCGAACTCCTCCGATTATCCCGTTCATACGAAGCCTTCAGCGACGGCCTTCGTTGGCTAATCAAGTCCAACATCTTACTCTCAATGCGCGCTGGCGATCACATCTCTATGGGAGAGTTATGATCGAAGATCCGGATGGGTTCAGCTTCCACCAACTCCCTCCCAGCATTTCCGTGGATGGCTCCGAGTTGGCCAGCCTTGTTACGACGATTCAAGACATCAACCCGCCTTTTCGTGACTTATGGATACAAGAGCTCGGAAATGGCGTAATGGATGCCTTTGTTATACTGCTGCTATCATTGATTCCGAATTTAACGCATCTACGTCTGATCGGCGTTTTCGCTCGAGAGACTCGTCTTCTTGGTATGCTGCTGAGAGCTTCCCTCTGTCAGACTTCGCATTGCGAGCTTCCACGATTCCAGTATCTGCAGGAGGTTGATTTTGATCCCGAATTGAACCCTTTTCGAGATTGGCAGACCAAGAATACAGCGGACGTCCTTCCATTACTTTACCTTCCCTCTGTCCAGTCGATAAAATTTGAGGTTGACAACCCTTTCACATTTTCGTGGCCAACACATAGACCCAGCCCATCCAATATCACGGCGTTAGATTTACAGATTTTACGGGAAGGTCTCCTAGGTTGCATTCTTGCTGTAACGGAAAATCTAAAAACGCTTAGGTGGGAATGGGTATATGAGCCAGATTTGAAAAGCGAGTTCAACAATCATGTCATTAATCTTGATCAGATTATCACAGATTTATCGCTTGTTCAAGATACATTGGAAAATCTGCATCTATTGGCCAATGTCGGCCCTGAGGTACCTGATTACCCCGTTCTGGAAATTAAAGGCTCTCTAAGAGGCTTGAAGAACTTCGAAAAAATACAAACATTTGAAGCTCCGCAAGTGTTCTTGGTCGGATTTTCTCCAAACAACAATTTAGGTTGTCTCGAAGATTTACTGCCAAAGAACATCTACCACCTGACCATCAATGATGATCTTTCATGGCTGGAAGAAGTTGTCTGGGAAGACCGCGATCTTTTCGCCATGCTTCAGCGCTGGTGGGAGAATCTTACGCCTTACACTCCTCATTTTCATAGTTTCGAGCTTTCACTTCTGTGCGAAGATAGAGGATGGTGCGCCGAGATCAGAAATGAGCTCTCAGAACTATGTGCTCGACTTGGAATCCGGCTTGATATTTtcaagagaaacaaagacTTTGTTTATACTTCATAG
- a CDS encoding uncharacterized protein (EggNog:ENOG41), whose protein sequence is MATLGTKGGPPNFVHGSKDLVFSTHLTFNEPVSSITNGQLAQMVEDARKEALVDLEQYDFNEKRLPSVITIFAFGNEVILSTSQKGPSFAYDFVVSPVQQSLAICTAVWKDQTGEEKIHFRKGSCGEIMCAHQYYQGHTTPLKEANVRALSGFIYRRQKKVDFIPPCGSNQKDDWGCDLFISQNNINFLNIKTEQEAYDLKTLAGGIKKIDQIRTC, encoded by the exons ATGGCTACGCTCGGGACAAAAGGTGGACCTCCCAACTTTGTCCATGGCTCGAAGGATCTGGTGTTCTCTACTCATCTCACGTTCAATGAACCTGTCAGTTCTATTACCAATGGCCAGCTAGCGCAAATGGTTGAGGATGCTCGGAAGGAAGCGTTGGTAGATTTGGAGCAATATGACTTTAACGAAAAGCGCTTGCCCAGTGTTATAACGATCTTCGCATTTGGCAACGAGGTTATCCTTTCAACCTCGCAAAAGGGACCTTCTTTCGCCTATGATTTTGTCGTCAGCCCTGTGCAGCAAAGTCTCGCTATTTGCACGGCAGTCTGGAAAGACCAGACAGGAGAGGAAAAAATCCATTTTCGAAAAGGCTCTTGTGGAGAGATTATGTGTGCTCATCAATATTATCAGGGGCATACAACTCCTCTAAAGGAGGCAAATGTTCGTGCGCTCTCAGGGTTCATATACCGAAGACAGAAGAAAGTTGATTTCATTCCACCGTGTGGATCAAACCAAAAG GATGATTGGGGCTGCGACTTGTTTATCTCTCagaataatattaattttctCAATATCAAGACCGAACAAGAGGCCTATGATCTCAAAACTTTGGCAGgtggcatcaagaagataGATCAAATTCGGACGTGCTAG